One region of Desulfitibacter sp. BRH_c19 genomic DNA includes:
- a CDS encoding flagellin: MRINNNIMAMNTHRQLGLGNTAGAKSMEKLSSGYRINRAGDDAAGLAISEKMRGQIRGLSQASRNSQDGISLIQTAEGALNETQAILQRMRELSVQSANDTNTLQDRENIQKEVKQLGEEIQRIAEQTEFNSKKLLTGDMGGATTSATHVTTNSLTGNTGATLLTALVDKDGNDAGIAETDIITATWSVGGQQYSQSLTVGAASDLDALGTQIATDATIASAAAGGTADFAITSATAGTAGQINGFSIEVKTADGVRKEAASNALSNFSTTTAAADDRADGSADFQIGANQGQSLNLSIDEMSADSLGVRELQVGTKSQAATAIKVLDEAIQKVSAGRANLGASQNRLEHTIKNLDASAENLQAAESRIRDVDMAKEMMEFTKNNILQQAATAMLAQANMAPQSVLQLLG; the protein is encoded by the coding sequence ATGAGAATTAATAATAACATTATGGCAATGAACACCCATCGTCAATTGGGACTTGGTAACACAGCAGGTGCTAAATCAATGGAAAAATTATCTTCAGGGTACAGAATTAATAGAGCCGGTGACGATGCAGCAGGTTTAGCGATTTCTGAAAAAATGAGAGGACAAATTAGAGGATTAAGTCAAGCATCTAGAAACTCTCAGGATGGCATTTCACTAATTCAAACTGCTGAAGGTGCATTAAATGAAACTCAAGCTATTCTTCAAAGAATGAGAGAATTGTCAGTACAATCAGCTAATGATACAAATACTTTACAAGATCGTGAAAATATTCAAAAAGAAGTTAAGCAGTTAGGTGAGGAAATACAACGTATTGCTGAACAAACCGAATTCAATTCAAAGAAACTTTTAACTGGTGACATGGGTGGTGCAACAACTTCAGCTACACATGTTACAACAAATTCATTAACTGGAAATACTGGAGCAACTTTATTAACTGCATTAGTTGATAAAGATGGTAATGATGCAGGAATTGCTGAAACAGATATAATTACTGCTACTTGGTCAGTTGGAGGGCAACAATATTCTCAGTCTCTTACGGTAGGTGCTGCAAGTGATTTAGACGCACTTGGAACTCAGATAGCTACAGATGCAACTATTGCATCAGCAGCAGCGGGTGGTACTGCTGACTTTGCTATTACATCAGCTACTGCTGGTACTGCTGGGCAAATCAATGGATTCTCTATAGAAGTTAAAACTGCAGATGGAGTTCGAAAGGAAGCAGCTTCAAATGCTTTGTCAAACTTCTCAACAACAACAGCAGCAGCAGATGATCGGGCAGATGGAAGTGCCGATTTCCAAATTGGGGCAAATCAAGGGCAATCATTAAATCTTTCTATTGATGAAATGAGTGCAGATAGTTTAGGTGTTAGAGAACTACAAGTTGGTACTAAATCTCAGGCTGCTACAGCAATTAAAGTATTAGATGAAGCAATTCAAAAAGTATCCGCTGGAAGAGCAAACTTAGGTGCTAGTCAAAACAGATTAGAACACACAATCAAAAACTTAGATGCATCAGCCGAAAACTTACAAGCTGCTGAATCTAGAATTAGAGACGTAGACATGGCTAAGGAAATGATGGAGTTCACTAAGAACAACATCCTACAGCAAGCAGCAACAGCAATGCTAGCCCAAGCTAATATGGCTCCTCAATCAGTACTGCAACTTCTTGGATAA
- a CDS encoding chemotaxis protein: MEIKTNEEIICALSYSARYLNQLFPLDCMVAVTDGEKFLAYYPGDKIDVKAQTGDTIAGTSNKEVMQTGKKIVSEVPAEAYGFSFKSIVVPVFNHTGNVIGTFDIGVDLSTQNELLETAEFLASSFEEVSASTEEIAALAGDLSSLQKNLLDISSKAQVQLKKTDEILSLISSVASQTNLLGLNAAIEAARAGEHGRGFTVVAEEMRKLSSKTTKSAEDAALIIQEINSIINDISSNIKQIEEVGSTQAATTEEIATNMEQTAVVAEKIVAFAKIM; this comes from the coding sequence ATGGAAATTAAAACGAATGAAGAAATAATCTGCGCCCTTTCTTATAGTGCCAGATATTTAAACCAGCTTTTTCCTCTAGATTGTATGGTAGCAGTTACCGATGGAGAAAAGTTTTTGGCTTACTACCCAGGTGATAAAATTGACGTTAAGGCACAGACAGGGGACACTATTGCGGGGACAAGCAACAAAGAAGTCATGCAGACAGGTAAAAAGATAGTATCAGAGGTTCCAGCTGAGGCTTACGGGTTTTCCTTTAAATCCATAGTGGTACCTGTTTTTAACCATACTGGTAACGTTATTGGCACATTTGACATTGGGGTAGATTTATCTACCCAAAACGAACTTTTAGAAACTGCCGAATTTCTAGCCTCTTCCTTTGAAGAAGTCTCAGCTAGTACAGAAGAAATCGCAGCCTTAGCTGGAGACTTAAGTAGCTTACAAAAAAATCTTTTGGATATCTCTTCCAAGGCGCAGGTTCAATTGAAAAAAACTGATGAAATATTAAGCCTAATTTCTAGTGTAGCTTCCCAAACTAACTTGCTAGGCCTAAATGCCGCCATTGAAGCTGCCCGAGCCGGGGAACATGGAAGAGGTTTTACTGTAGTAGCTGAAGAAATGCGCAAGCTCTCCAGCAAAACAACAAAATCTGCCGAAGATGCAGCCTTAATCATTCAGGAGATTAATAGTATTATCAATGATATTTCTAGCAATATTAAGCAAATCGAGGAGGTTGGAAGCACTCAAGCTGCAACTACCGAAGAAATAGCGACCAATATGGAACAGACAGCAGTAGTAGCCGAAAAAATTGTAGCTTTTGCGAAGATAATGTAA